Proteins from a single region of Xyrauchen texanus isolate HMW12.3.18 chromosome 7, RBS_HiC_50CHRs, whole genome shotgun sequence:
- the sowahcb gene encoding sosondowah ankyrin repeat domain family Cb, translated as MGNSNRSTTDDKTGGKAEQNVPINPNQAVDKHKRPEISVIKESEETVFTSADNGGPKGESEARCQNEHKTDTSNITREDFSEVPTNSSPQVRRSEVPRNSVYLSGRCKDCPRADSDYEAAAVTLEPLEHEWMMCASDGQWESLHRLLLRDHSLITRKDFVTGFTCLHWAAKLGKHELIVMLINFATEHQVPLNMNARSSVGYTPLHLAVMHNHIEVVKLLVGAFDADVEARDYNGKKACQYLKSDIAQNILDIVGACVETDAENGGVQDTNRWRLSRVIQSSFRPLKPQKHNSEEDSCNTKQKSLYRKSSFTKMKPSLHRIHTRSQIVHSTSFFETFEKEATEEPPNP; from the coding sequence ATGGGGAACTCCAACCGCAGCACGACGGACGATAAAACCGGCGGGAAAGCAGAGCAGAATGTGCCAATAAATCCAAACCAGGCGGTGGATAAACACAAAAGACCCGAAATATCAGTGATAAAAGAGTCAGAAGAGACTGTGTTTACTTCAGCTGATAATGGTGGACCGAAAGGCGAATCTGAGGCGAGATGTCAGAATGAACATAAGACGGACACCTCAAACATCACACGCGAAGATTTCTCCGAGGTTCCGACGAACAGTTCCCCGCAGGTCCGTCGCAGTGAAGTGCCGAGAAACTCGGTGTATCTCTCGGGCAGATGTAAAGACTGTCCGCGGGCTGACAGCGACTATGAAGCCGCCGCAGTGACGCTGGAGCCGCTGGAACACGAGTGGATGATGTGCGCGTCTGACGGACAGTGGGAGAGTCTCCATCGGCTGCTCCTCAGAGATCACAGCCTCATCACCCGGAAAGACTTCGTTACAGGATTCACCTGCCTGCACTGGGCTGCTAAACTCGGGAAACACGAACTGATTGTCATGTTGATCAACTTTGCTACAGAACATCAAGTGCCTCTCAACATGAACGCGCGCTCCAGCGTCGGGTACACGCCTCTCCATTTAGCGGTGATGCACAATCACATCGAGGTGGTGAAATTATTAGTCGGAGCGTTTGACGCCGATGTGGAGGCGAGAGATTACAACGGCAAAAAAGCATGTCAGTACCTGAAGAGTGACATTGCGCAAAACATTCTTGACATCGTGGGCGCATGTGTTGAAACTGACGCGGAAAACGGGGGTGTTCAAGACACGAATCGCTGGAGACTGTCGCGAGTTATTCAGTCCAGTTTCAGACCTCTTAAACCACAAAAACACAACAGTGAAGAGGACTCGTGCAACACTAAACAAAAGTCTCTCTACAGGAAATCTTCTTTTACTAAAATGAAACCCAGTCTTCATAGAATCCACACCAGGTCGCAGATTGTCCACAGCACTTCTTTCTTTGAAACATTTGAGAAAGAAGCCACAGAAGAGCCCCCAAATCCATAA
- the LOC127646140 gene encoding mpv17-like protein has translation MRDALLTPVRRFPWATNVTLYGCLFAGGDFVHQCFSRKEHIDWRHTRNVAVVAFSFHGNFNFFWMRFLERRLPGNALQMVLRKLLLDQTLAAPLAISAFYTGVSVLEGRDDVLQDWREKFLNTYKVSFIRKFD, from the exons ATGCGCGACGCGTTGTTAACGCCCGTCAGACGCTTCCCATGGGCGACCAATGTGACCCTGTACGGGTGTCTGTTCGCCGGGGGAGATTTCGTCCACCAATGTTTCTCGCGTAAAGAACACATCGACTGGAGACACACGCGGAATGTGGCGGTAGTTGCTTTCAGTTTTCATGGCAACTTTAATTTCTTCTGGATGCGCTTTCTGGAGCGACGCCTCCCCGGGAACGCGCTGCAGATGGTGCTGCGGAAACTGCTGCTGGATCAGACGCTCGCCGCGCCGCTCGCCATCAGCGCCTTTTATACAG GTGTGAGCGTTCTGGAGGGCAGAGATGATGTTCTTCAAGACTGGAGAGAGAAGTTCCTCAACACATACAAAGTGAGTTTCATCA gaaagtttgattaa